The Streptomyces cynarae genome contains a region encoding:
- a CDS encoding dipeptidase produces MSETPDSAVRTYIDSHRAAFLDDLAEWLRIPSVSAQPERAGDVRRSADWLAAKLQETGFPTAEVWPTAGAPAVFAEWPSDDPQAPTVLVYGHHDVQPAAREDGWHSDPFEPVIRDGRLYARGAADDKGQVFFHTLGVRAHLAATGRTAPAVHLKLLIEGEEESGSPNFRTLVEQHADRLAADAVIVSDTGMWSADTPTVCTGMRGLAECEITLYGPEQDIHSGSFGGAVPNPATAAAGLVAALHDEHARVAIPGFYDGVVDLTDRERELFAELPFDEERWLRTARSTATFGEAGHSTLERIWARPTAEVNGIGGGYQGPGSKTIIPSSAMVKLSFRLVAGQDPDHIEKVVRAWAADALPAGIRHEITFGSATRPCLTPLDHPALQSVVRAMGRAFQQPVRFTREGGSGPAADLQEVLGVPVLFLGISIPSDGWHAPNEKVELDLLLKGVETAAYLWDDLGENRHDAD; encoded by the coding sequence ATGAGCGAGACCCCGGACAGCGCCGTCCGCACGTACATCGACAGCCACCGCGCCGCCTTCCTCGACGACCTCGCGGAGTGGCTGCGCATCCCGTCGGTGTCCGCCCAGCCCGAGCGCGCGGGGGACGTGCGTCGCAGTGCCGACTGGCTCGCCGCCAAGCTCCAGGAGACCGGCTTCCCCACCGCCGAGGTGTGGCCGACTGCCGGAGCCCCCGCAGTCTTCGCCGAGTGGCCCTCCGACGACCCGCAGGCACCCACCGTCCTCGTCTACGGCCACCACGACGTCCAGCCCGCCGCCCGCGAGGACGGCTGGCACAGCGACCCCTTCGAACCGGTGATCCGCGACGGCCGCCTGTACGCGCGCGGGGCCGCCGACGACAAGGGCCAGGTGTTCTTCCACACACTCGGCGTCCGCGCCCACCTCGCCGCCACCGGGCGCACCGCCCCGGCCGTCCACCTGAAGCTGCTGATCGAGGGCGAGGAGGAGTCCGGCTCGCCGAACTTCCGCACCCTCGTCGAACAGCACGCCGACCGGCTCGCCGCCGACGCGGTGATCGTCTCCGACACCGGCATGTGGTCCGCGGACACTCCCACCGTCTGCACCGGCATGCGCGGCCTCGCCGAATGCGAGATCACCCTGTACGGACCCGAGCAGGACATCCACTCCGGGTCCTTCGGCGGCGCCGTGCCCAACCCGGCCACCGCGGCCGCCGGCCTGGTCGCCGCCCTGCACGACGAGCACGCCCGCGTAGCGATACCGGGCTTCTACGACGGCGTCGTCGACCTCACCGACCGCGAACGCGAACTCTTCGCCGAACTGCCCTTCGACGAGGAGCGGTGGCTGCGGACCGCCCGGTCGACCGCCACGTTCGGGGAGGCCGGACACAGCACGCTGGAGCGCATCTGGGCCCGCCCCACCGCCGAGGTCAACGGCATCGGCGGCGGCTACCAGGGCCCCGGCAGCAAGACGATCATTCCGTCCTCCGCCATGGTCAAGCTCTCCTTCCGGCTGGTCGCGGGCCAGGACCCCGACCACATCGAGAAGGTGGTGCGCGCCTGGGCGGCGGATGCGCTGCCCGCCGGGATCCGGCACGAGATCACGTTCGGCTCGGCCACCCGCCCCTGCCTGACGCCCCTCGACCACCCCGCCCTGCAGTCCGTCGTACGCGCCATGGGCCGCGCCTTCCAGCAGCCCGTCCGCTTCACTCGTGAGGGCGGGTCCGGACCCGCCGCCGACCTCCAGGAGGTCCTCGGCGTACCCGTCCTGTTCCTCGGCATCTCCATCCCCTCCGACGGCTGGCACGCCCCGAACGAGAAGGTCGAACTCGATCTGCTCCTCAAAGGCGTCGAAACCGCCGCATACCTGTGGGACGACCTGGGGGAGAACCGCCACGATGCCGACTGA
- a CDS encoding UvrD-helicase domain-containing protein produces MPARITDPEQLKELLGIPFTPEQTACITAPPAPQVIVAGAGSGKTTVMAARVVWLVGTGQVAPEQVLGLTFTNKAAGELAERVRKALIKAGVTDPDVIDPDNPPGEPVISTYHAFAGRLLTDHGLRIGLEPTSRLLADATRYQLAARVLREAPGPYPSLTRSFPDLVGDLLTLDAELAEHLVAPEDLRAHDAELLRTLEGVRLTNADLRKVPETAAARRELAELVIRYRAAKRERDLLDFGDQIALSAQLAGLPEVGRILRDEFRVVLLDEYQDTSVAQRVLLAGLFGGGSGHPVTAVGDPCQAIYGWRGASVANLDDFPEHFPHADGRPATRQALSENRRSGGRLLDLANGLAAPLRAMHAGVEALRPAPGAERDGLVRCALLRTHSEEIDWIADSLAHLVRTGTAPGEIAVLCRTATDFAQIQGALVARDIPVEVVGLSGLLHLPEVADLVAVCEVLQDPGANASLVRLLTGPRWRIGPRDLALLGRRARFLVSHARVDGDEDPDRRLVAAVEGVDPSEVISLADALDTFLELPMEAEREDDGLPFSPDARVRFARLAAELRDLRRSLADPLMDVLHRVLAVTGLEVELSASPHALAARRRETLSNFLDIAASFAANEPDASLLAFLGFLRTAAQYEKGLDNALPGGENTVKVLTAHKSKGLEWDVVAVPGLVKGTFPSAQGREKWTAQGKVLPHALRGDADTLPDVETWDSRGLKAFHEAMKEHQHTEELRLGYVTFTRPRSLLLGSGHWWGPAQKRPRGPSDFLQALYEHCEAGHGEIEVWADPPAEDEENPALHDAATDHSWPLPLDEAALARRRAAAATVLAHLEQVASHEGAQPAADHDPSAYDDPEWPPPPDDEDLYDDPDGEETAREALPPAEEEAAWDDHAEADASDWDSWTTHRPTPPSAAPHARVPAGDGTPTVPHARRHPSEDAPALIPEEARTVASWDRDLDALTGELLRARAAVTDVPLPPSLTASQVLRLAADPDGLAQELARPMPRPPQPAARRGTRFHAWVEARFEALRLPMLEPEELPGSDAEIADERDLEALKDAFERTPYAHRTPYRVEAPFQLGIAGRVVRGRIDAVYRVDGEDGTQYEIVDWKTSRARTADPLQLALYRLAWAEQQGVPLDAVRAAFLYVRSGEVVRPEGLPDRAALERLLLAGASGGEPADKDVSAGR; encoded by the coding sequence ATGCCCGCACGTATCACCGACCCCGAGCAGCTCAAGGAGCTCCTCGGCATCCCCTTCACCCCGGAGCAGACGGCCTGCATCACCGCGCCGCCCGCCCCGCAGGTGATCGTGGCCGGAGCCGGGTCGGGCAAGACCACGGTGATGGCGGCCCGCGTGGTGTGGCTCGTCGGCACCGGTCAGGTCGCCCCGGAGCAGGTCCTCGGGCTGACCTTCACCAACAAGGCGGCCGGTGAACTCGCCGAGCGTGTCCGCAAGGCCCTGATCAAGGCGGGCGTCACCGACCCGGACGTGATCGACCCGGACAACCCGCCGGGCGAGCCGGTGATCTCCACGTACCACGCCTTCGCGGGCAGGCTCCTCACCGACCACGGCCTGCGCATCGGACTCGAACCCACCTCGCGCCTGCTGGCCGACGCCACCCGCTACCAGCTCGCCGCACGCGTACTGCGCGAGGCGCCCGGCCCCTATCCGTCGCTGACCCGGTCCTTCCCGGACCTCGTCGGAGACCTGCTCACGCTCGACGCCGAACTGGCCGAGCACCTCGTGGCTCCGGAGGACCTGCGCGCCCACGACGCCGAGCTGCTGCGCACCCTGGAAGGCGTCCGGCTCACCAACGCCGACCTGCGCAAGGTTCCCGAGACGGCCGCCGCCCGCCGGGAACTCGCCGAGCTGGTGATCCGCTACCGGGCGGCCAAGCGCGAGCGGGACCTGCTGGACTTCGGCGACCAGATCGCCCTCTCCGCCCAGCTGGCGGGCCTCCCCGAGGTGGGCCGCATCCTGCGGGACGAGTTCCGCGTGGTCCTGCTCGACGAGTACCAGGACACGTCGGTGGCCCAGCGCGTCCTGCTCGCCGGACTGTTCGGCGGCGGCAGCGGCCACCCCGTGACCGCCGTCGGCGACCCCTGCCAGGCGATCTACGGCTGGCGCGGAGCCTCCGTCGCCAACCTCGACGACTTCCCCGAGCACTTCCCGCACGCCGACGGCCGCCCCGCAACGCGCCAGGCCCTCAGCGAGAACCGCCGCAGCGGCGGCCGCCTCCTCGACCTCGCCAACGGCCTCGCCGCCCCGCTGCGCGCGATGCACGCGGGCGTGGAGGCCCTGCGCCCCGCCCCGGGCGCCGAGCGTGACGGCCTGGTGCGCTGCGCCCTGCTGCGCACCCACTCCGAGGAGATCGACTGGATCGCCGACTCCCTCGCCCACCTGGTGCGCACCGGCACCGCTCCCGGTGAGATCGCCGTCCTGTGCCGCACCGCGACCGACTTCGCTCAGATCCAGGGCGCCCTCGTCGCACGCGACATCCCGGTCGAGGTCGTGGGCCTGTCCGGGCTGCTGCACCTGCCCGAGGTCGCCGACCTCGTCGCCGTCTGCGAGGTCCTGCAGGACCCCGGCGCCAACGCCTCCCTGGTCCGCCTCCTCACCGGACCGCGCTGGCGCATCGGCCCCCGCGACCTCGCACTCCTGGGCCGGCGCGCCCGCTTTCTCGTGTCGCACGCGCGAGTGGACGGCGACGAGGACCCGGACCGCAGGCTCGTCGCCGCCGTCGAGGGAGTCGACCCGTCCGAGGTGATCTCGCTCGCGGATGCCCTCGACACCTTCCTCGAACTGCCCATGGAGGCCGAGCGGGAGGACGACGGGCTTCCGTTCTCGCCGGACGCGCGCGTACGGTTCGCACGGCTGGCCGCCGAACTGCGCGACCTGCGCCGCTCCCTCGCCGACCCGCTGATGGACGTCCTGCACCGCGTCCTCGCCGTCACCGGGCTGGAGGTCGAGCTGTCCGCGTCCCCGCACGCGCTGGCCGCCCGCCGCCGCGAGACCCTCTCGAACTTCCTGGACATCGCCGCGTCCTTCGCGGCCAACGAACCGGACGCCAGCCTTCTCGCGTTCCTCGGCTTCCTGCGCACCGCCGCCCAGTACGAGAAGGGCCTGGACAACGCACTCCCCGGTGGCGAGAACACCGTGAAGGTGCTCACCGCGCACAAGTCCAAGGGGCTGGAGTGGGACGTCGTCGCCGTCCCCGGGCTCGTCAAAGGCACCTTCCCGAGCGCCCAGGGCCGGGAGAAGTGGACCGCGCAGGGCAAGGTGCTGCCGCACGCGCTGCGCGGCGACGCCGACACCCTGCCCGACGTCGAGACGTGGGACTCCCGCGGCCTGAAGGCCTTCCACGAGGCCATGAAGGAGCACCAGCACACCGAGGAACTGCGCCTCGGCTACGTCACCTTCACCCGTCCCCGCTCCCTGCTGCTCGGCTCCGGCCACTGGTGGGGCCCCGCCCAGAAGCGCCCCCGAGGGCCCTCGGACTTCCTCCAGGCCCTCTACGAGCACTGCGAGGCCGGACACGGCGAGATCGAGGTGTGGGCCGACCCGCCCGCCGAGGACGAGGAGAACCCCGCGCTCCACGACGCGGCCACCGATCACTCCTGGCCGCTGCCGCTGGACGAGGCGGCCCTGGCCCGCCGCCGCGCCGCCGCCGCGACCGTACTCGCCCACCTGGAGCAGGTCGCCTCACACGAAGGCGCCCAACCGGCGGCCGACCACGACCCCTCCGCGTACGACGACCCGGAATGGCCGCCACCGCCGGACGACGAGGACCTCTACGACGACCCCGACGGGGAGGAAACCGCCCGCGAAGCGTTGCCGCCCGCCGAGGAGGAAGCCGCCTGGGACGACCACGCCGAAGCGGACGCCTCCGACTGGGACTCCTGGACGACCCACCGTCCCACGCCCCCTTCCGCGGCCCCCCACGCGCGCGTACCCGCCGGCGACGGCACCCCCACCGTCCCGCACGCCCGACGGCACCCGTCCGAGGACGCCCCCGCGCTCATCCCGGAGGAGGCCCGCACCGTCGCCTCATGGGACCGCGATCTGGACGCCCTCACCGGAGAGCTGCTGCGCGCCCGCGCGGCCGTCACCGACGTGCCGCTGCCGCCGTCGCTGACCGCCTCCCAGGTGCTGCGCCTGGCCGCCGACCCGGACGGGCTCGCACAGGAACTCGCACGCCCCATGCCCCGCCCCCCGCAGCCGGCGGCGCGCCGGGGCACTCGATTCCACGCCTGGGTGGAGGCACGCTTCGAGGCACTGCGGCTGCCGATGCTGGAGCCGGAGGAGCTGCCCGGCAGCGACGCCGAGATCGCCGACGAGCGTGACCTGGAGGCCCTCAAGGACGCCTTCGAACGCACCCCGTACGCCCATCGGACCCCGTACCGCGTCGAGGCACCTTTCCAGCTCGGCATCGCCGGCCGCGTGGTACGGGGCCGTATCGACGCCGTCTACCGCGTGGACGGTGAGGACGGCACGCAGTACGAGATCGTCGACTGGAAGACCAGTCGCGCCCGCACCGCCGACCCGCTCCAGCTCGCCCTGTACCGGCTCGCCTGGGCCGAGCAGCAGGGCGTGCCCCTGGACGCCGTCAGGGCCGCGTTCCTGTACGTCCGCAGTGGCGAGGTCGTACGCCCCGAAGGACTCCCGGACCGGGCCGCCCTCGAGCGGCTGCTGCTGGCCGGCGCCTCCGGTGGGGAACCGGCGGACAAGGATGTCAGCGCGGGCCGATAG